CCGTCTCACCGCCGATACGGCCGCGCATAAAGTGTTTCTGGGCCGGCCCTGGCGGCCCCACTCGCGCACCGTGTACCTGCGCTGCGAGCTGGGCGCGCACATTCTGCCCGGCGGCTGGGATAACTGGCGCGACCCGGCCAACGAGCAGACGGCCTACTACGCCGAGTACCAGTCTACCGGCCCCGGCGCCAATCCTGGCGCCCGCGTTAAGTGGGCCCATCAGCTCACGGCCAAGGAAGCCAAAACATATTCATTAAGCAATATATTTAACGCTCCTTCCCCCTGGCTCCCTGCCGGGCACTAGCACCAGGCCTTATTTCATAGCTGCTATTCATACAAAAAGCGTCCCCGGCTAGTAGCCGGGGACGCTTTTTGCTGCTTACGCTCCTGAGCGTAAGTGGACTAAGGAGTTAGTCTTTCACGATGCGGGCCGTGCTGCGCTGGCCGCCATCGGCGTACTCAACCAGGTAGAGACCTTTGGCGAGTGCGTCGAGGTTAACTGTAGTTTCGAGCGAGCCGGGCTGCACTGCCTGGCTGAAGATGCGGGCACCCGTAGTATTATACACCAGCACCTGCGCATCGCGGCTGGCCGCCGTGTGCGGAACCGTCAGCTGGCTCTGGGCAGGGTTAGGGTACACGCCGAGGTTGGTGTTGGCTACGGCACGGGTAGCAAGGGCCACCTGGGTGCTTTTCAGCATAACATTGCGTAGCGTGGCATAGCGGCTGGTAGCGCCGCTGCTCGAGCAGCTGAAATAGATGCGCACGGTGAGGGTTTGCCCCGCCGCAATGGTAACACCGGTAGTGCCATTGAGCGCAATGCGATAAGTATTGGTTTTATTAGGCAGAGTAGTAATCTGAGCCAGGGTAATAGGAGTGGCAAATCCGCCCGTAGTAGCGACAAAAGCCCCGGGGCCCTTGTTACCCGTCACATCAGCCGAATCGCTGGCAAAACCGCTTTTCGAGTATACTACGCCCATCGTTGTACTGCTGGAAGTGCTGATAAAGCCTGAAGTAACAATGAGGGAATCGGCCCGCAGCCCTGCGCCGCCGGCAGGGGCGGTTACGCTAAACTGGGCTGAAAAAGGACGCTTGAGGGCGCCACCCGGGCCGCCGGCCGACGTGCCCCAGCCCCCACCAGCCGCCAACGGAGCAAAGGCTTCGCCGAAAGCCGAAGAGTAAGGCTTGATAGTGGTGGCGGTGGTTGCGCCCGATAACGTTACTGTGTTGGCACCATCGGCTACCACGAAGTGGCGAAGCGTGTGCGCATTGACGGTAGTATTAGCCGAGCGCAAAGCAGCGCTGTCGGCGCTGTTAACGGTAAGGGGCCAGTACGCGAATACGGGCGTTTGAGCCGCGGCGGTGCTGATAGTACCGGCCGCCAGGCTGCCAGTAAGCAATAGGGCAGAAAGTAATTGCTTTTTCATTAATGAAAAATTAGTGAGGGTGAATAAATTAAAGGTACTGCAAGGCAGCCACCAATACGAATAATGCCTGCAATTTGCTACCAGGATGCGCTTACCTACTACCGAAAAGGGATTTTTTTTTATGCAAACGTTGCCGGCAACGTTTGTTAAACCCACCTGTTTTTTGCTTCGATTAGTGATTTCTAGACTACTACGGCCGGCCTCGATGACGACTCGCGCACTACCATTGTAGTGGGAATGGTAAGCGTGGCGGGCGGCGCGGCGCGGTGCTTCTGCTCAATCAGGTCGAGCAGGCGGCCCACGGCTTCCTGCCCGATTTCTTTGGCCGGCTGCTCTACTGTGCTCATTGAAGGGGAGAGCATATCGGCCACGGTGAGGTTGGTGAAGCCGATAAGTGATATGTCATCGGGAATGCCGATGCGGCGCTGGCGCAGCGCGGCCAGGCAACCCACGGCCAGGCGGTCGCTGGCCGTAAAGAAGGCATCGGGCCGGGGTTGCAGGGCCAGCAGCTCATCTACGAGCGGGCCTACCTCATCGGGGCCAAAAGTGCCGAAGCGCACCAGGGTTTCGTCGTAGGGTACCCCGTATTTTTCCAGCGCGGCCCGGTAGCCCGCCAGGCGCTCCTGGGTGATATTGAGCCAGGGCTGAATGGTGAGGTGGGCAATGCGCCGACGGCCCGACTGCAGCAGGTGCTCGGTAGCGGCAAAGGCCCCGCCAAAGTTGTCGGCCACCACGCGGGGCGTATCCAGCGCCGCCGACACGCGGTCGAACTGCACGATGGGCGTGCCCTGCTGCTGCAATTCCTGCAGGTGCGATACGTCGTTGGTTTCGCTGCTCAGCGAAATCAGCAGGCCATCGACCCGGCGGGCCAGCGCCTGGCGCAAATTGGCCACTTCCCGGTCGTAGGCCTCGTGCGTCTGGAAGATGAGCACGTCGTAGCCCCGCTGGTTTGCTACCTCTTCAATCCCATTAATAGCCTGCGAAAAGTAATAATTCGCAATCTGGGGCACTATCACACCGATGGCCTTGCTGCTGCTGCCTTTCAGGCTCAGGGCAATGGGGTTGGGGCGATAATGCAGGCGGGCAGCGCACTCCATCACGAGCCGCTTGGTTTCGGGATTGATTTCGTAGCTGTCGCGCAACGCCCGCGACACCGTCGATACAGAGATGTTGAGTTCCCGGGCAATATCTTTGAGAGTAGCGGCTTCCAAACTGATTCTAATTAAAATGCAATTACCAACGCCTGAAAAGCAGGTGGTTTTCGCGGCTAAAGATAAAGGTTAAATGAAGGTTTTCGAGCTATTGGGCTTGTGAACCGGGCCAGCCGCCGCCGCGTGGAAACGTTGCCGATAACGATTGCGCAAATAAAAACGGTCCCCAGTAGCCAGTGCGTTCGCTTTAGGCGCTAAACTTCGACACTGCAAACTGCCCTGGGGTTGCAGCAGCAGGCATTTTCTTCTTCTTAAAATTAAACCCGCTCGCTTTATTATGAGCCTTTCCTCCCGTTTCAGCCTGTCTGGCAAGCGTGCCCTCGTTACGGGCTCCGACCGGGGCATTGGCCAGGCAATTGCCATTGGCCTGGCCGAGGCCGGGGCCGACATCATCGCCGTTTCCATGCACATGCCCGAAGGCGGCGAAACCGAGCAGGCGGTACGGGCCCTGGGCCGCGAGTTTAAGGGCTACCAGGCCGACTTCGGGCACCTCGACCAGCTGCAGGGGTTTATCCGGCAGGTGCAGGCCGATTTTCCGGTCATTGATATCCTGTTTAATAACGCCGGCATTATCCGCCGCGCTCCGGCCGCCGAGCACTCCGACGAAGACTGGGATGCCGTGCTCAGCATCAACCTCGACGCGCCGTTCCGCCTGGCCCGCGCCATTGGCGGCCAAATGGTGAAGCAGGGCTCGGGCAAGATTGTCTTTACGGCCTCGCTGCTCACTTTTCAGGGCGGCATTAATGTGCCGGGCTACGCGGCCAGCAAAGGCGGTGTGGGCAGCCTGGTGAAGGCCCTGGCCAACGAGTGGGCGGGCAAAGGCGTGAATGTGAACGCCATTGCTCCGGGCTACGTGGCCACCGACAATACGGCCGCCCTGCGCCAGGATGCTGAGCGCTCGGCCGCCATTCTGGAGCGGATTCCGGCCGGCCGCTGGGCCGTTCCCGCCGACTATCAGGGCCCAGCCGTGTTTCTGGCCTCGGCCGCCAGCGATTACGTGCACGGCACTATCCTCACCGTCGATGGCGGCTGGATGGGACGCTAGATTTTAATGGTTAATTTTTTACTGGTCAGTGTCGTCTGGTCTGCATGCGCCACAACTGACTAAAAATTACCCATTAACCATTAAAAAATTACCCATTAAAAATGACTTCCCGCTTTGCTATCGGCCCGCGCGAAACGGCCAGCCTGAATACAGCCGGCTTGCGCGAGCACTTTTTGATTGAAACCATCTTCACCCCTGGCGAAGTAGTGCTGACGTACACGCACTACGACCGCATGATTGTGGGCGGCGCGCAGCCCGCGGCTGATGCCTCGCTGCCCCTGCCCTGCCCGGCCAGCCTCAAGGCTCGGTACTTTCTGGAGCGCCGCGAGTTGGGGGCCCTCAACGTGGGCGGCGCGGGCCGCATCATCGTAGATGGCACCGCCTACGACCTAAATAATCAGGATTGCCTATATGTGGGCAAAGGCAGCCAGTCGGTCGTCTTCCATAGTGTAGACGCGGCCAATCCGGCCAAGTTTTACCTGCTGTCGGCCCCGGCGCACCAGGCGTATCCAACCACCCGCCGCACCCAGGCCGAGGCTACGCCCGTGGAGATGGGCGCCCGCGAAACGGCCAACGAGCGCACTATCTACAAGTACATCTATACCGAAGGCATCGCCAGCTGCCAGCTCGTGATGGGCCTGACCCAGCTCAGGCCCGGCTCGGTGTGGAACACCATGCCCAGCCACGTGCACGACCGGCGCATGGAAGCCTACCTCTACTTCAACCTGCCCCAGGGCCAGCGGGTGCTGCACCTGCTGGGTGAGCCCCAGGAAACCCGCCCGCTGTGGGTGAGCAACGAGCAGGCTATTCTGTCGCCGCCGTGGTCTATCCACACCGGCTGCGGCAGCACGGCCTATGCTTTTATCTGGGGCATGGCCGGCGAAAACCTCGAATACACCGACATGGACCCTGTAGCCCTGCAGGACCTCCGCTAAATTTTTATTTTTTTCAATTTCCCACCCCCTGTTTTTGGCTGCTTCTTTTATGAAAAAACATCTTCTAATGCTTTGGCTGGTGCTTTGCGGCAGTATTGGCCTGGCCTTCGCCCAATCGCGCCAGGTAAGTGGCGTAGTTAAGGGCTCGGACGGCGAAACGCTGCCGGGCGTAACCGTAGTGCTGAAAGGCACTACTATTGGCGCTTCGACCGGCGCCGACGGCAGCTTTTCATTGAGCGTTCCGACCGATAGCAAATCGGCTACGCTCCGCTTCAGCTTCATTGGCTACGTGAGCCAGGAGGTAGCCGTTGGCGATAAAACTACTTTTAACGTTACCCTGACTTCCGATACGCAATCGCTCGACGATGTAGTGGTTATCGGCTACCAGGCCGTGCAGCGCCGCGATGTAACCGGAGCTGTATCATCGGTTAATGCCCAGCAGATAAAGGATATACCGGTAAACTCGGCAGCGGAGGCCCTCCAGGGCCGCCTGGCCGGGGTACAGCTGAATGCCTCGGACGGCACCCCCGGCAACCAGGGCTTCCAGGTGCGGGTGCGGGGGGGTAACTCCATCACCCAGGATAACACGCCGCTTTACGTGGTAGATGGTATTCAGGTAGAGAATGCGCTGGGCGTTATTGCCCCCCAAGACATAGCCTCGGTAGACGTGCTGAAGGATGCTTCGGCCACAGCCATCTACGGCGCCCGCGGTGCCAACGGCGTGGTTATCATCACCACTAAAGGCGGCAAGGAAGGCCGCACCACGGTAACCTACAGCGGCTTCACCGGCATTCGCAAGATTACCAAGATGCTGCCGGTGCTTAACCCGACCGACTACGTCAACTATCAGTATGAGCGGGCCAGCCAGATTGGTACCTCAACCGGGGGCCTCTCCACGTTTAAGAGCTATTTCGGTACTACCGACTACAACAGCGCCCGCCTCGACAGCGCCCGCAACGCGCCATTCCTGGATTGGCAGAAGCAGGTATTTGGCCGTAATGCCATGCAGCAGACGCACAACGTGTCGATTTCGGGCGGCAATAAAGGCACGACTTACTCGCTGAGCCTCACCAAAAACAACGAGGATGGCATTCAGCTGGGCAGCAGCTACAACCGCTACCTGATGAACTTCCGGATGGACAATAAGGTGAGCGATAA
The sequence above is drawn from the Hymenobacter baengnokdamensis genome and encodes:
- a CDS encoding T9SS type A sorting domain-containing protein; translated protein: MKKQLLSALLLTGSLAAGTISTAAAQTPVFAYWPLTVNSADSAALRSANTTVNAHTLRHFVVADGANTVTLSGATTATTIKPYSSAFGEAFAPLAAGGGWGTSAGGPGGALKRPFSAQFSVTAPAGGAGLRADSLIVTSGFISTSSSTTMGVVYSKSGFASDSADVTGNKGPGAFVATTGGFATPITLAQITTLPNKTNTYRIALNGTTGVTIAAGQTLTVRIYFSCSSSGATSRYATLRNVMLKSTQVALATRAVANTNLGVYPNPAQSQLTVPHTAASRDAQVLVYNTTGARIFSQAVQPGSLETTVNLDALAKGLYLVEYADGGQRSTARIVKD
- a CDS encoding LacI family DNA-binding transcriptional regulator → MEAATLKDIARELNISVSTVSRALRDSYEINPETKRLVMECAARLHYRPNPIALSLKGSSSKAIGVIVPQIANYYFSQAINGIEEVANQRGYDVLIFQTHEAYDREVANLRQALARRVDGLLISLSSETNDVSHLQELQQQGTPIVQFDRVSAALDTPRVVADNFGGAFAATEHLLQSGRRRIAHLTIQPWLNITQERLAGYRAALEKYGVPYDETLVRFGTFGPDEVGPLVDELLALQPRPDAFFTASDRLAVGCLAALRQRRIGIPDDISLIGFTNLTVADMLSPSMSTVEQPAKEIGQEAVGRLLDLIEQKHRAAPPATLTIPTTMVVRESSSRPAVVV
- a CDS encoding SDR family oxidoreductase, translated to MSLSSRFSLSGKRALVTGSDRGIGQAIAIGLAEAGADIIAVSMHMPEGGETEQAVRALGREFKGYQADFGHLDQLQGFIRQVQADFPVIDILFNNAGIIRRAPAAEHSDEDWDAVLSINLDAPFRLARAIGGQMVKQGSGKIVFTASLLTFQGGINVPGYAASKGGVGSLVKALANEWAGKGVNVNAIAPGYVATDNTAALRQDAERSAAILERIPAGRWAVPADYQGPAVFLASAASDYVHGTILTVDGGWMGR
- the kduI gene encoding 5-dehydro-4-deoxy-D-glucuronate isomerase, producing MTSRFAIGPRETASLNTAGLREHFLIETIFTPGEVVLTYTHYDRMIVGGAQPAADASLPLPCPASLKARYFLERRELGALNVGGAGRIIVDGTAYDLNNQDCLYVGKGSQSVVFHSVDAANPAKFYLLSAPAHQAYPTTRRTQAEATPVEMGARETANERTIYKYIYTEGIASCQLVMGLTQLRPGSVWNTMPSHVHDRRMEAYLYFNLPQGQRVLHLLGEPQETRPLWVSNEQAILSPPWSIHTGCGSTAYAFIWGMAGENLEYTDMDPVALQDLR